In the Oncorhynchus tshawytscha isolate Ot180627B unplaced genomic scaffold, Otsh_v2.0 Un_contig_121_pilon_pilon, whole genome shotgun sequence genome, one interval contains:
- the LOC121844366 gene encoding zinc finger protein 239-like — MASVKLEDCSQTLELNVNIKDEEEEEEIGTSVSHGDHVETFSTSREQQQEDHRPKRSHYCPHCEEVFPFLSGLKIHLQIHTGDNPYSPSDYEKRFTTSHSLTVHQSVHSGEKPYSCSDCGKSFSRLSHLKRHQSIHKGEKPYSCSDCGESFAQLGTLKKHQRIHTGEKPYFCSDCGKNFSRLDTLKTHERIHTGEKLYSCSHCGKCFTTSTELKVHQRTHTGEKPYSCSDCGVSFSRLGHLKTHESIHTGEKPYYCSDCVKFFTTSTELKVHQRTHTGEKPYSCSDCGASFSQLGNLKTHERIHTGEKPYYCSDCRKCFKTSTGLKVHQRTHTGEKPYSCSHCGTSFSRLGHLKTHERIHTREKP; from the exons atggcatcagtgaagctggaagactgcagtcaaacactggagctgaatgtcaacattaaagatgaagaagaagaggaggagattgGTACATCTGTTTCTCATG GGGACCATGTTGAGACATTCTCTACATCCAGAGAGCAACAGCAGGAAGATCACAGACCTAAGAGGTCTCACTACTGCCCACATTGTGAGGAGGTTTTCCCATTTCTATCAGGACTAAAAATACACCTACAAATACACACAGGAGACAATCCGTATTCCCCCTCTGACTATGAGAAGAGATTCACAACATCACATTCTCTGACAGTTCACCAGAGTGTGCactctggagagaagccttactcctgctctgactgtgggaagagtttctctcGACTGAGCCATTTAAAAAGACACCAAAGTATACAtaaaggagagaagccttactcctgctctgactgtggggagAGTTTCGCTCAACTGGGGACTTTAAAAAAACACCAACGTATTCACACAGGCGAGAAGCCTTacttctgctctgactgtgggaaaaaTTTCTCCCGATTGGATACCTTAAAAACACAtgaacgtatacatacaggagagaagcttTACTCCTGCTCTCATTGTGGCAAATGCTTCACAACATCAACTGAGCTAaaagttcatcagagaacacacacaggagagaagccttactcctgctctgactgtggggtgAGTTTCTCTCGACTGGGCCACTTAAAAACTCATGAAagtatacacacaggagagaagccttactactGCTCTGACTGTGTGAAATTCTTCACAACATCCACTGAGCTAaaagttcatcagagaacacacacaggagagaagccctactcctgctctgactgcgggGCGAGTTTCTCGCAACTGGGCAACTTAAAAACACAtgaacgtatacatacaggagagaagccttactactGCTCTGACTgtagaaaatgttttaaaacatcaACTGGGCTAAAAgttcaccagagaacacacacaggagagaagccttactcctgctctcacTGTGGAACTAGTTTCTCTCGATTGGGACACTTAAAAACACATGAACGTATACATACAAGAGAGAAGCCTTAA